GCCCTTTCCAGCTCTACTGGCCATGGGACCAACATAATTGCAGGAGTCAGTTTGGGTCTGGAATCTACTGCTCTTCCCGTCCTTGTCATCAGTGTGTCAATTATCTCAGCTTTCTGGCTGGGCCACACCTGTGGACTAGTAGATGAAACAGGAAACCCAACTGGTGGGCTGTTTGGCACAGCTGTGGCAACAATGGGAATGCTTAGCACTGCTGCCTATATTCTTACCATGGATATGTTTGGCCCAATAGCTGATAATGCTGGAGGAATTGTAGAGATGAGTCAGCAGGTAGTTCTTGCTAGAATAATTTGGTCCATAGTGTTATTTCTGAGATTCCTCTTGCTATGTATACTGACTATTAACCTGTTTTCAGCCTGAAAGTGTCCGAGAGATAACTGATGTCCTTGATGCCGTAGGAAACACAACCAAAGCTACCACCAAAGGGTTTGCTATTGGTTCTGCTGCTCTTGCATCTTTCCTTTTGTTTAGTGCTTATATGGACGAGGTTTCTGCATTTGCTCATGAACCTTTTAAACAGGTGCGCAGAACTAGCTTCAACCTAATTAGGCTTAAATTTGTTTAGGTCCCTATATAATACATGCTCGGTTTGTTgatgttctgttttttttttaagaggagGGGGACCTAGCTTAGAGGTGAAAATTGGATACCATTCCACAACTCACATGGTTTAAGTATCCTAGGTCCATCATACTAAACAACGGAGAAATAGAGGGTGGCATAAACTGTAGGATTCAAGAGGGGTGGAAAGGAGGAATGTTTTGAGTATTCTttctgataaaaattaaaataggtaTTGCTCTAGTGTAAGGGAAAATTTCACTGCATAACTATAAAGACTTGCAATGTTGTACTATGGCACTATATGTTGGTTGGTCAAAAGTCAATGAGAGAATAAACATAATGTATCATCAATGAGGGCATTGTGTTGGATAAGTGGACATATACTGGACAAGACAAGATTAGAAACGAATCCATTAGAAAGAAAGTTGGGGTAGCtcctattttagaaaatatggaGGTCTTGCCTTGGGTTGTTTGAGCATGTGTGGAGAAGACCTCTAGAATCCCCAGCTAATGGAGATTTAATGAATTGACTGAATTGGGAAGAAATAGCCTTTATAAGGACTGGtttgaaagattaaaaatgtaAGGACTAAAGCCAAAATGTATGCATTTTTTAGGGactaaacatatttaagtcactcccctaattattattactattattgtgTCTCATCAGATTTCACTGGTTCTTCTAAGTTGCAACTTATGATTGAGTTGCAGGTTGATATTGCTATTCCCGAAGTTTTCGTTGGTGGGCTGCTAGGTTccatgcttatatttgtttttagtgCTTGGGCCTGTGCTGCTGTTGGCAGAACTGCACAAGAAGTTGTTAACGAAGTGAGAAGGCAGTTCATTGAGAGGCCTGGTATAATGGTGAGTTTGGGTTTGTAAAGTAATATTATGTATGCCAGTTTAGGTTTtgatcttctctctttttttcccttttatgcTTTTGACAGGATTACAAGGAGAAACCAGATTATGGTCGCTGTGTTGCTATTGTAGCATCTGCGTCGTTAAGAGAGATGATAAAACCTGGTGCTTTGGCAATCatttcacctattgtagttggtgggttaacttttaattttacatgtcTGCacatatattatcattaataaaaCCAGGGGACAACGGCAACAGTTTTGCAAATTTTTGATGTATTGTAACCATGTCACATACATGTGACCAACATAATTGCTTGATAGGCTAGATCATATGCCAAGCAAATTAATGTTTGTAATCATTTGAGAAACAAATTATAGATATCTTGTTAACTTTCCACCGGCAACAAAaaccttttaaaatatatcatcatGTATTCATAAGACACCAGTGGCTATATTTAGCACATATTGTTGCACAACCTACCTAGATGGAAGAGACTATTATTTTGAAATCccttataatattttgttttttcaactATGAATTCTCCCTCCCCCCGCCAATACCTTTAATTGTTCCATTATTTTGTtgctaataaataattattcccTAAGCCCCACAAATCATCTCTCATATTCGGTCTTTGCAAAAAATTGTTTGTCTCATTCATGGGAATCAGCTGTTATTGTttgttcaatattttttggtgattGGTGATTTGTTATTCTTATATCTGTgtcatgaaatattttttatgccaTGCAGACTTTACCATATTTTTCTATCACTTGCAGGTATTCTGTTCCGAATTTTGGGCTACTATACAGGGCAACCTTTACTCGGGGCCAAAGTTGTGGCTGCTTTGCTCATGTTTGCAACAGTGTCTGGTATTCTTATGGCACTTTTTCTGAACACAGCAGGTGGTGCCTGGGATAATGCAAAGAAGTACATTGAGACTGGAGCTCTTGGAGGCAAGGGAAGTGAGGCTCACAAAGCAGCCATAACTGGAGATACGTAAGTTACTGCTTATGCTACTTTAGTTGCACAATAATGCCATTAGCATGTCAGCAGCCATTATTATAGGGAGCACATGTGATTCTTTGTGTCCCTTTTTATAAATAGGTTTTGTTTCCTTATATCTGGGATGTGGTTTTCAGTTACTTTGAATTTTCTTCAATACTTTTTCACTATCTGGCTATTGACTATGGTTGGCGTTTATTATAATATACTCTGTAGCATTTTTCTGTTTTGTCTAGCAGCAATGATTTGTGTGTTTATAATGTGTCTCATGCAATGCCATGACTGCCACTGTGGCTCTGACCTGTGCCTCAATATGCCGTCAATCATCAGAGTAGTTTCATAATCTTCATTATGCTTCTCCTTTCATTAACACTGCATCCTATCCTCTCCTTCACCCAATCATTAGGTTACACAAGCTTAGGCTTATTGCACATGCTAATGTTCTCCTACTTGCAACCATGCCAAGCCGTCTGTTGCTGCTAACCAACTGTCACTGTTCTGACAAGCTCCTTAGTGCCATTGGCCCGTGCTTGCACTATCCTTAGTACTATCTTTACTTTGTGGTTGGCTGGTCGTCCTCCTCAACCACCCAAACATAACTATACCTCATTCCCATTTGGATAAACAGTGTGGGAGATAGCATGAATGCTTTTCCTAAATTTGTCATTGAGCATGAAATTTGAGCTTTATGATTGTCTGATTGCTGATGTAAACTGGCACACTGTATAGTTTCATTTGTTTTTGGAAATGAATAGATGTTACACTAGAACTATATATCCTTTTAATAAATCTTCACCTAGCCTAATTTGGTAATAGTGTTTTCCTTTTCTTGAATTTTCTATGCTGGGTTAATGATTTCATCTACGTTGTGTTGGTTTACTTTACTCTTTTTGACTAATTTGGCAGAGTGGGAGACCCATTCAAAGACACAGCTGGGCCTTCAATCCATGTCCTCATAAAGATGCTTGCAACGATTACACTGGTAATGGCTCCAGTCTTCCTGTGAGTGAGAGTTGTTGATATATCTATTGCGGCCGCCTCAGAAAAAAGCATACTTGCGCGAATTTGATTTTGCTAATTTTGGAAGTATAGGGATAGGTTGTATGAATCTATGATGTAAATGGACGAGCCTGATTTATAGTGACGATGAATCTTCTTGCCCTTGATGAGAATAAGAGAGATTAGTTGACTGGAACATATGGAGAAAATAGTGATTAGAAAAATTCCCCCATATTTTTTGGTCTTTAAATTTCATGATGGCCCCGTGTTCCTTCCAGAGCGgctaaattaaattaaggaaTCACAATGTACCTAAAAACAATTCCGGATTGCTGATTACATTTCGGAACTGAACATATGTGCTCATAAGTTGTAAGTAACTCAGGGATGACATTGCTGAACATTTTTAGCCCATCCATCCTTAGGTTTAGTTAGGGATAGGGTAGGGGACTGTGTTCAATCGTTTCCTCTCGGGCTGGAGTACTGGATTTAAAGTGAAGATATGACGTGTAAATGTAAAGGAGTTCAATTTCGGTGCACGAGTCCTTCAACCAGGATAAATTATTtggagaataatttttttgaaaaaattaaaatgagataTGTTGGAcatttttagtgtaattgatctctttattatcttaaaataagagtgtaacttgttttttattgttttattgatCCCATTATAGTTAGTGgagattataaattaaaatgtcatttacatatttcaagttaattttaagttagtttgggcccatttttttttattcttaattatgtaatgtaacatttttaattttaagacaaATACTACAGTAAATTtttggtgtttttgttttttttataaaacttaaataattgTTATGAATTGTTTTAAACATatctttttagttaaaaataaatttcttcgAAAAAGAGAGCCCTaagttacataaaaaaattagtaagagGCAGGTGTCATCTAATTTAATATTGTACCATAGTTCGTGAAGATAAAATATGTATGAATTCATGTAAACTTTCCTAAAtagtaattgttattattgaataGGGTACTGtccatatgattttttttatcattagaaaatgtaacaaaatgatatggataagtgtaattaatatgaattttatttaataacggAAATTATGTTGTATAGATCATGATGCCAAcatttctcattatcataattattattactcTCTTTGATATTGgttctaatttttgttttccatcttttattaaaatataaacaaataataatgatgaaCACTCACGTACACATAAATTGATGGTTCATTTTACAATTCATTTTCGCCCATTTTTCTTGTctatttgcatgtttttctttcttccactgaagtaatttttttcgcCCGTTTACATAGTTTTTCCCACTCATTTTCATGATTTCCTCCGATCCATTTGCATAGTTTTTTCCATATATTTTTCTACTCATttgtatgcttttttttttgtcattcatTTGCGTATTTTTTCCATGCTCTTTCGAAtatttccccccccccccccctactAATTTGTCTgttcattttcattatttcattttttttttctagcctACTTTTCTGCTTATTTGCTTTACTTTAAATCATTATTCAAAGGGTAATTAATAGtggtaatttataattttaaaaaaatagtgacaaaatgaaaattcctTTTACTACTACAGATCCTACTGTCTCTAATCTAtctatgtataaataaatgaaagaatcCTCgttactgttttgtttcttcttctaattaTGGTAACTGAAATCTCGCAACGTTATCACTAATGTTATTGTTGCTGCGCTACGTAAGACacgagagaagagaagagaaaagctATTGTGATTTGTGAGTGATATGAGTATGTCTATTATGCATGCAATGTCAATCAGAAGCAGCGCtttcttttgctttcaaatAAATTGCTCCGATTCAAAGCAAGGCCGTGGTTTTGGAGAAAACACTAACAGTAACAGGATTAAGGTTTCCCTTTCCGTTTCTTATTCTTGTTCTGCTCTGCTccaaattcattttcatttcgaTTCATTATTGTATTTCAGACCAACAAATCTGACAAGGGATTGGTGTCTCAGCAAAGGTCTGTGAATGTCATGTCATGTGTACAAATTATGTCATGGCCATGCCATGTTTAGTGTTTACGTGTGTGTATTGTTGCAGCAAGGGATCAGCAAATAAACAGTCTCGCCCTCTATCTTCTCGTAAGTGGAATTGCAAACCCATATTCATATGTccaattgatttgatttgatttgatttaattttatatgaaatggGCAGAGGCACCCCGTTTAAGTTCACAACTTGACGGCAAATCTAGGAACGATTTTTTGGATGTTGACTTTGAGGAACGGCTAAAAGCAGTTAGAAGGTACACCTctttctaattaaataaaaccaaTAAATCTTAATTTGGTCTTTATGACACTACTCAGGTCAGCACTTGAGCAGAAGAAGGCAGAGGAGGAAAAAGAATTTGGAGCAATTGACTATGATGCACCAATTCCTTCCGACAATACGACAATTGGCGTTGGTACTAAGGTACAATTCTTCCACATAAATGcctgtttttgttttatataaaaagctTTATGCATGTAACCATCATGATGCAGATTGGAGTTGGGGTAGCTGTTGCAGTCTTTGGTCTGGTTTTTGCTTTTGGAGATTTTCTTCCATCAGGAAGGTATGCTCGCAAATTTAAACCAGACAATATATCTCATGTCCTGATACCATCACTCAATTCAATTGTTACTTTTCCTTTACATTGTATGGGCTGGTGTGTTAGTTTCCTGCGAAGGCACATCATTGTTAATTGCCCTTTAGTCTTGATTACAGTTTAAATTGGGATATCTTTCTGTACCCCAAAAAATGGGATATCTTGCAGTGTTAGTCCCACTGAAGACAGTGCTGTGGTCAATAGTAAGTTGTCTGAGGAGGATAAAGCTACTCTTCAGGTATGATTTCCACCCAATTATTGTTATCTTCTGGCAATCAGTAAGGCACTAATGTTCTTCCTAATTATTTTAGTCTTGAACTCTTATTTTGTTTCCTTATGAAGCAAAAGTTCACTGAATTGAGATTGTTTCTTTTCATGGACTGTTGGAAAGGTGGGATGTTTGGTAGATAAGAATATGGTTTTTTGTtggttgtgttttttattttcaacattatCCATCGGTATTAGGATATGCCAAGATTAACTAAGGGGTATGTATGAAAGGATAAAAGAGGGGAATGGCATAGGTAATCATAGCTATTGAAAGAGGATACAATATCAATTCCTATGTAACTAACTGCTGAGCTAGCAAGAAGGGTTGGGAGGTAGGTGGAAATTAATTGGGAGTTTTGGGAGAAATTCCCACTCTCAAGTGCCAGACCactttgttgtttcattttctttaatgtCCAGCACCTGTTATCGCCTTGATATAGGTGTGGGATTTACATAATACAGTATACAGATTCTATTATTTCTCTGACACCTATCAGCAAGGGTTGTCAATTGTCATTAATTAGCTTTGTTTGGTCTGGTTCTATCTGATTCTGAGATGAAGTTTCAGTCCTCCTGGAGTATGTACTCCTTCTATTAGGGAATATTAACATTCATTATGTGTAAATTTTTCGTCCAATTCCAAAGTTATCACCTTTCTCCTTTCCCATCTTATGTATTCCTTTAAATTTCATCTCTATACATTCTGACAAAACCACAGAATCATTTATAATATACTTTCTGATATATGGCAGAGTAGGCTCAAGGAATTTGAAGCAACATTAAGTAATTCCTCAAGAGATCCAACTGCTCTTGAAGTAAGTTTGGGTTGCTAGTTCTGTTCTTCTGATTTCTGTGTTTCTAGAtacattttaaatgattttcagGGAGCTGCAATAACTTTGGCTGAACTAGGGGAATATGCAAGAGCTGCTTCTCTACTTGATGATTTGACAAAGGTATTGTTTTGACCATGGATATCCCCTGGAATTTTTCCAGTTACTTGTGTTGGAAAGTAATTCCTACCCAGGGAAATTATAGCTATATATTGGTCACAAAAATCCTCTCTTTCGAAAGTATGTTGTGCAAATCATGCTATTTGATCTTTGAATAACTGTTgaacatatttttgttgttattccAAGGAAAAACCAAATGATGCTGATGTTTTTCGTTTGCTTGGAGAAGTTAAGTATGAACTCAAAGATTATGAAGGGAGTGTTGCTGCATATAAAAGCTCAGCAAGGGTCAGTATTTTCAACATTTTTCTTGGAGGATTGTCATAAACCACCATCAAAACTATATGCTCGCAGCTTATGTCTTGTAGGGATCCCAAGAATCTAGTCCATTCATTAAGTAGATTATTATTTTAGGACTTGAGATAAATTATGATCTAATTTGTTTGCTtgcctttttttctatttttgtaaagtactttttgttcttttcctcCCATAATATAtgcttatatttatatatatatatatatatatatatatatatatgtatatattaatgaatttaatatatCTATTGTGTCCACTTATACTAGTTGCACTAGTAAAAACATGTACAGTGTACATCCAAATCCACTTAACTAGAATCTGATATTTAGGGCAGAAGAGGCTATACCTACAAATTCTTAGTGATTCCATCTGGCATCCTCATTATCCATAAAAATTTGGTTGATCTCTGACAGGTGTCCAAAGATATCCAATTTGAAGTTCTGCGTGGCCTTTCCAATTCATTACTTGCTGCCAAAAAGCCAGAGGAGGTTTGTTGTCATGATAATGGATTCTTATGATGAATGTGATGCATGAAttaaatctattatttttacatGATGATGGTTAGTTTGTACTTGTTTTTCTACAAAGTACAAACAAGTACATTCTTTCATGCTGATGTTCAGGATGGTTACTCTGTCCATAAAGGGTAACTAATTTTACACTTGAAACTTTCTGTAGTACTGGATGAAAACATATGTTGATTGCTTACACTTAGTTTTTTGTTCCTGATTCTTTAGATCAATGATTTATGCATAAACATTGATTTGTTTAATATGTTGGAAAGTTAAGTCCTTAGTCCTTATTTACCAATGACattgattatattttgaaaaaaaaatacaagaattcCTTTTATGTGCCGATTACCAATGTCTTGTATGTTTTTTATGACATTTTCTGTaactgatatattttttttaagaagaaaagttttgcttgtttttatcaagagaagataattttttttccctagGTGGAACATCccttccaaagaaaaataacagagaaaaaaaaagtgtaattagTTGCTTATCTGACCTTAAGGCTTTAGTGTATAATGCTCCCATTTCATGATGTGACCATTCTGGTTCAAAAGCTTATGGTTCCTTGGGTTTgtggaaatgttttttttattctttttttttcactaataattacaaatatgccactattttcattttgtttcttcttttcaagGATTTGTACACAAAATGgcaaaacattttttctaaaataaaatat
This region of Glycine max cultivar Williams 82 chromosome 7, Glycine_max_v4.0, whole genome shotgun sequence genomic DNA includes:
- the LOC100790462 gene encoding uncharacterized protein, with the translated sequence MSMSIMHAMSIRSSAFFCFQINCSDSKQGRGFGENTNSNRIKTNKSDKGLVSQQSKGSANKQSRPLSSQAPRLSSQLDGKSRNDFLDVDFEERLKAVRRSALEQKKAEEEKEFGAIDYDAPIPSDNTTIGVGTKIGVGVAVAVFGLVFAFGDFLPSGSVSPTEDSAVVNSKLSEEDKATLQSRLKEFEATLSNSSRDPTALEGAAITLAELGEYARAASLLDDLTKEKPNDADVFRLLGEVKYELKDYEGSVAAYKSSARVSKDIQFEVLRGLSNSLLAAKKPEEAVQLLLAYREHLSSDSNPTDSQKLDPVQVELLLGKAYSDWGHVRDAVAVYDQLISTHPNDFRGYLAKGIILKENKNIGDAERMFIQARFFAPDKAKALVDRYSR